In Deltaproteobacteria bacterium, the genomic window CGATGAATCGCGCTTCAGTATCCTTCTCCAATTGGCTTATACGCAATGATATATTACTTTGATGCTCGGTGAGCGAGCTATATTTTTCGCGAAGCTCCGCAACCAGGACATCGACTGCGGTCAACTGCGCCCCTAAAGTCTTCCGGCCGGCCTCGCTGCGCTGGCCAACATGGGCAACTGTCCGCTCAATGGATGCTTGCTGAGCAGCAAGATATGCCTCTATCTCTGCCTGGCGTTGGGTCACATGAGCCAGTGCTTTCGCCTGCTGCTCCGCGAGGACGGTTTGTTCTAGGCGGCTCTCGTGTGTAGTTGCTTCATCAACGATGAATCGCGCTTCAGTATCCTTCTCCAATTGGCTTATACGCAATGATATATTACTTTGATGCTCGGTGAGCGAGCTATATTTTTCGCGAAGCTCCGCAACCAGGACATCGACTGCGGTCAACTGTGCTTCTAAAGCCTTCCGGCCGGCCACCAAGCCTTGCGGCTGGTTCTCCAAGTCAGGTAGCCTTCCGTGTAGGCTTTGTCTATGGAGCAGGCTGTCCACCGCCAAACGCGCGGCGTCCAGCGTCGGGGCTTCGAGCAAACTACCCTCGCCTATCATTCGCTTGCGGAGATCGACATCTCGAAAATCGACTGGCCCCAAGGCCATCGGTACGGCGAAAAACTTGGGATTGCAAGCCACCAGGTTGAAGCCTTGATAGTCTGTAGCAACGAGATACGGCTCTGAACTAGATTCTGGCGCGACGGCAGAAACATGCGCTGCCGAGCCGGCCAAACCCTCTTGGAGCTGGACGGGCAGAGACGATTGCTTTTCGAAGACTAGAGTTTTTTTCCGAACTTCGTCGATGCTATCAGCAACAAAGAGAATGGGCGGCAACTCGCGCTCCCCTAAGCGTTCAGAAAACAGTTCAAGGCGGCCGAGCTTCTTCGTGACTGCCAAAAACCGGTCGTCCGCCTTGACTAGATTGTAACAACCAAACTCCTCGATCAATTCGATATGCGGCACCGCAGTTTTCCGCTCGAACGCCAAAACCTTACTGCGAACCGCATCCAAGCTCTCTCCGATAAATATTATCGGGGCTAGATCCCGCTCACCAACACATTCCACTAAGAGATTGATCGGCCCGAGTTGCTTGGCAGCGGCAAAGAAACGATCGTTAAGTTGAATAAGATTGAAACCATCCGTTGCTCCGACGATCTGAGCCCGGGAGTTCTCCAGTTTGTCCGGCGAATCCACATGGCAAGGAATTTCAATGGGCCTTGAGTCAATCTCAACTCCAATCCATTGGGAACCTAAACTCCGGATCGCCCACACCCCCTCCCAGCTCGACACCTCGCCAAACTCAACCGCGACGGCCTCCGTTACCCCGGGATGATAGTGCATCGCGCCCTTCGACGATTCGACAAAGTCCTTGTTTAGATTGAGTGCCGCTAGGTGCTCTGCGGGGTCGACCTGCGTCTTTTTGAGCTCAAGATCATCTCCGCAAACGATTCCGCCGTCTCTCACTAACCGTTTTCCCTCCCTGATATCGGCTCGAACAGCTTCATACGCGTGCGACCCGTCGATATAAACGATGTCATAGCTCGAGCCCGGCAAAGCCGGTAGAATATCGCGCGCATCCCCCACGTGGTGATTCACCATGTGGGAAACGTTCGCCGCACGAATGTTATGAAGAAACAGGTTGAAGATCTTGCCGTCTCTGGCCGCCTGGTTCATCTTCCGATAGTGCGAGCCGGTCTCTATAGCTTCCTCGAAATACGGCTGCCATTTATCGACGCAGGTTACCGTCCCATCTCTCCCCAGCTTTTCCAAGGCCTTCGACCAGGTTATCGCCGAGGCACCTGCCCATGACCCAATCTCAAGAATTTTTATAGGCCCCATAGTTTTCAAGCGCGCTACCGTCCCCACGAGCGCTTCGAGATAGCCGTGCCGAACCGGAGGACTCTGCGTGGCGCGCAACACCGGACCAAAGTAGGGCTTTCCGGTTAGCAGCGCGTCAATCAGTTGATACTCTGACATATGTTCAGGCGAAAGAACTCGGACACTTGACAAAGAAAGCAACCATAAACCGCGCTCCCTATGTCAACACTTCAAAATTTGGCGCAAGATCAAAAAGCCCATCAAAAGCTCTCTCGGTTTCCAGCAACACCACGCAATGGGCCACGGAACGCCGCACGTCCAGCACAGCGCCCCCTCTCGTTCCATCGACTTGAGCCACTCCAATGTCGAAAAAATAATCACTCGGATTGACACTCAGTGAAAACGAAAACTTGTAGACTTGCAACTGGCCCGCCGTTACCGACTGGAGTTTCTCCCCCATCTGATACGTATTGGTCCCGAATATCTCAACCCCTTCGAGAGTCTTAACCGCAAAACCCAACACGGGCGACCGAATGCTGCGATGAAATAGGACCTTAACGTAAAGATCAACTTTCGCGCGAAAACGAAGGATCGCGACATCTCGCTGCCCGTCAGACTCGATGACATAGTCAATAATTTTCGCCTCACCGCTGCCAAAGCGCACCTCGTGCTTATTATAGCCTTGCCGCGTGTGACAAAGATCCTCCGGACTGGATGAGTCGAAAACATCTCCCAGCGTGGGAGCAACTTCCACGTTGCTCGGGATCGTCTCGGCCGATTGGGCATTGCGCAAAGCTCGCGATTTGGTCGAATCTTCAAACAGCAGATCATAGTATCGATCGATAACATGTGCCGGTTCGCCGCTGGTAATCAGCTCTCCGCCGTCGAGCAGAATCGCTCTGCCGCAATAACTCGTTACGAGAGAGGAATTATGGGTAACGAAAATCACCGTTTTTGCTTCGGTCTGAAGATCTGAAAGTCGTTGAAAACACTTGTGTTGGAATTTGGCATCACCCACGGCCAGGGCCTCGTCAATGATTATGACATCGGCACTGACGTGAACTGCGGCGGCGAAAGCCACGCGCAAAAACATACCGGATGAATAGGTTTTTATCGGCTGTTCAAAAAACTC contains:
- a CDS encoding ABC transporter ATP-binding protein, with translation MRNAANMARDIAVSLIDVTKKYRLFASPAERLKESLHPFRKNYHKEFWALKGISLDIAKGEGLGILGRNGCGKSTLLQIMASVLRPTSGTVTVNGRVSALLELGAGFNPEFTGRQNVLLNGTLMGLSHNEMLNRMPEIIEFADIGEFFEQPIKTYSSGMFLRVAFAAAVHVSADVIIIDEALAVGDAKFQHKCFQRLSDLQTEAKTVIFVTHNSSLVTSYCGRAILLDGGELITSGEPAHVIDRYYDLLFEDSTKSRALRNAQSAETIPSNVEVAPTLGDVFDSSSPEDLCHTRQGYNKHEVRFGSGEAKIIDYVIESDGQRDVAILRFRAKVDLYVKVLFHRSIRSPVLGFAVKTLEGVEIFGTNTYQMGEKLQSVTAGQLQVYKFSFSLSVNPSDYFFDIGVAQVDGTRGGAVLDVRRSVAHCVVLLETERAFDGLFDLAPNFEVLT